From a region of the Brachionichthys hirsutus isolate HB-005 chromosome 9, CSIRO-AGI_Bhir_v1, whole genome shotgun sequence genome:
- the edem3 gene encoding ER degradation-enhancing alpha-mannosidase-like protein 3, translating into MPAGLLLFALVGALSSQGQAMPREEKNRLKNQVVEMFDHAYQNYMDHAYPADELMPLTCRGRVRGLEPSRGDVDDALGKFSLTLIDTLDTLVLLNKTTEFEAAVRRVLSDVRLDNDIVVSVFETNIRVLGGLLGGHSMALMLKEGGQHMQWYRDELLHMAKDLGLRLLPAFNTSSGLPYPRVNLKHGIWGPETRTGSETDTCTACAGTIILEFAALSRFTGDPVFEAHARRAMDFLWEKRQRNSNLVGTTINIHSGEWVRRDSGVGAGIDSYYEYLLKAYILLGDELFLQRFNIHYASIMKYISQPPLLLDVHIHKPLLPARTWMDSLLAFFPGLQVLKGDIRPAIETHEMLYQVTKKHNFLPEAFTTDFRVHWAQHPLRPEFAESTYFLYKATGDPYYLEAGRTILDNLNRFARVPCGFAAMKDVRTGSHEDRMDSFFLAEMFKYLFLLFAEADDLPFDVEDYIFTTEAHLLPLSLSTAPHASSIPSNRTSEEELDDSNFDWTCPNTRLLFPDPAFPHNLREPIRSAVDKSCPRPAPYREPGMGRPPLRAQDFMANNPQHLELLRRMGVSLIHLKDGRVQLVQHATQAVSAVAAEDGVRFMQEMMELSSQQQKEQLPPRAIQIVSHPFFGRVVLTAGPAQFGTDLSKSSTGTRGFVTVAEPYSGCSEITNAEYLRGHIALLQRGQCMFAEKARHILKAGAIGGIVVDDNDGSSSDTAPLFQMAGDGRSTDDIALPLLFLFHKEGSILLEALKEYGEVEVLLSDKARDREAIFKGKPLPGSLIEGSVDAQESGEGCTTEAKTPTSFESVSQSEVSTAELDESAPEEVAPTQETISPADEVKPPEEEGSPVDLAPPTQGRDSERREEPDADSSSQSVDDLLVDWQEDLEAFRQMEKDEL; encoded by the exons ATGCCAGCTGGGCTGCTTCTGTTTGCACTGGTTGGTGCATTATCCAGCCAGGGACAGGCCATGCCACGGGAGGAGAAGAACAGGTTGAA GAACCAAGTGGTTGAGATGTTTGACCATGCGTATCAAAATTACATG GACCATGCATACCCGGCGGATGAGCTGATGCCGCTGACATGCAGAGGAAGAGTACGTGGACTGGAACCGAGTCGAGGAGACGTCGATGACGCTCTGGGAAa GTTTTCGCTGACTCTAATAGATACTCTGGACACTCTTGTG CTTTTGAACAAGACGACTGAGTTTGAGGCTGCGGTTAGGAGGGTGCTCTCAGATGTGAGACTAGACAATGACATTGTCGTGTCTGTATTTGAAACCAACATCCGAGTCCTTGG ggGTCTGTTGGGCGGGCACTCCATGGCTCTGATGCTGAAAGAGGGCGGTCAGCACATGCAGTGGTACCGGGATGAGCTGCTGCATATGGCTAAAGACCTGGGCCTCCGACTGCTGCCAGCGTTCAACACCAGCAGCGGCCTTCCTTATCCCAGG GTGAATTTGAAACACGGTATCTGGGGTCCTGAAACGAGAACGGGCTCAGAAACGGACACCTGTACTGCATGCGCAGGAACCATCATCCTGGAGTTTGCTGCCTTGAGTCGTTTCACTGGGGATCCTGTGTTTGAG GCCCACGCCCGGCGAGCCATGGACTTTCTGTGGgagaagagacagagaaacagcaaTCTCGTGGGaaccaccatcaacatccactCTGGGGAGTGGGTCCGTAGAG acagTGGAGTCGGAGCAGGGATCGACTCGTACTATGAATATCTGCTCAAGGCCTACATCCTCCTGGGAGACGAGCTGTTTCTTCAGCGGTTCAATATT CACTATGCATCTATAATGAAGTACATTAGtcagccgccgctgctgctggacgtCCACATCCACAAACCCCTGCTTCCAGCTCGCACCTGGATGGACTCTCTGCTGGCCTTTTTCCCTGGACTGCAG GTACTGAAGGGAGATATCCGTCCTGCCATCGAGACTCATGAGATGCTGTATCAAGTTACAAAGAAACACAACTTCCTCCCAGAG GCCTTCACTACTGATTTCAGGGTACACTGGGCCCAACATCCCCTGAGGCCTGAGTTTGCAGAAAGCACCTATTTTCTTTACAAG gccaCAGGAGACCCTTATTACCTCGAGGCAGGTCGCACCATCCTGGACAACCTCAACCGCTTTGCTCGCGTCCCCTGTGGCTTTGCTGCGATGAAAGATGTACGGACTGGAAGTCACGAAGACAG aATGGACTCGTTCTTCCTCGCTGAGATGTTCAAATATCTGTTCCTGCTGTTTGCCGAGGCAGATGATTTACCGTTTGACGTCGAAGACTACATCTTCACAACTGAGGCCCACCTGCTGCCCCTGTCCCTCTCCACCGCGCCTCACGCTTCGTCTATTCCCTCGAACAGAACG tcagaggaggagctggatgaCTCGAACTTTGACTGGACCTGCCCCAACACTCGCCTCCTGTTTCCGGACCCTGCATTCCCTCATAACCTCAGAGAACCAATCCGTAGCGCTGTGGACAAGAGCTGCCCTCGTCCTGCTCCATACAG GGAGCCCGGCATGGGCCGCCCTCCTCTAAGAGCTCAGGACTTCATGGCAAACAACCCTCAACATCTGGAGCTGCTGAGGAGGATGGGAGTCAGTCTCATCCACCTGAAAGACGGCAGGGTGCAGCTGGTCCAGCACGCGACTCAG gcggtgAGTGCGGTGGCGGCGGAGGATGGCGTTCGTTTCATGCAGGAGATGATGGAGCTGTCCAGTCAGCAGCAGAAAGAGCAGTTGCCCCCCAGAGCCATTCAAATCGTCTCGCATCCGTTCTTTGGCAGGGTTGTGCTGACCGCTGGCCCGGCACAGTTTGGCACAGACCTGTCCAAAAGTTCCACAGGG ACGCGAGGGTTTGTGACTGTGGCTGAACCCTACAGCGGCTGCAGTGAGATCACCAATGCTGAATACCTGCGGGGCCACattgctctgctgcagagggGTCAGTGTATGTTTGCAGAGAAGGCCAGACACATCCTGAAGGCCGGCGCCATCGGAGGGATAGTCGTTG ACGACAACGACGGAAGCAGCAGCGACACGGCGCCCTTGTTTCAGATGGCGGGGGACGGCCGCAGCACGGACGACATCGCCTtgcctcttctcttcctcttccacaagGAGGGCAGCATCCTGCTGGAGGCGCTGAAGGAGTACGGGGAGGTTGAGGTGCTGCTAAGCGACAAAGCCAGAGACAGAG AAGCCATTTTCAAAGGTAAACCTCTTCCTGGAAGCCTGATTGAAGGCA gtgtggATGCGCAGGAATCTGGGGAGGGCTGCACAACTGAAGCAAAAACACCCACCTCATTTGAATCTGttagccaatcagaggtgaGCACGGCAGAGCTTGACGAATCAGCTCCCGAGGAAGTTGCTCCGACACAGGAGACGATCAGTCCTGCCGATGAAGTCAAACCACCTGAAGAAGAAGGTAGTCCTGTAGAtctggccccgcccacacagGGGAGAGACTccgagaggagggaggagcctgaCGCGGACTCCAGCAGCCAATCGGTGGATGACCTGCTGGTTGATTGGCAGGAAGACTTGGAGGCATTCCGGCAGATGGAGAAAGATGAGCTCTGA